In Lepidochelys kempii isolate rLepKem1 chromosome 10, rLepKem1.hap2, whole genome shotgun sequence, a single window of DNA contains:
- the ISLR2 gene encoding immunoglobulin superfamily containing leucine-rich repeat protein 2 produces MDPLLWLWIAAFLGVSQGCPEPCSCVDKYAHQFADCAYKDLQAVPVGLPSNVTTLSLSANKITSLQKSSFVEVTQVTSLWLAHNEISAIEQGTFAILVQLKNLDISRNQIVDFPWGDLYNLSALQLLKMNNNHMVKLPWEAFHTLKDLRSLRINNNKFTTIAEGTFDSLTSLSHLQIYNNPFNCTCRLLWLKSWAENTLISIPEKDSISCAAPDSLRGVPLGRIPDLQCAPPSVQLTYHPNLDNTELYDGFTLLLHCRVRGSPQPEVSWKVQTASQALEIKGPGVERAGNELPAGSSKQSAERFVVYGNGTLVIPHLSKREEGTYTCLATNELGSNQTSVNVAVAGAQKYPARPMEDPLAGKAQPGERKPGPKGSKNSVLSPEERPKPLSPTRHSSHSPWLEQVPSKRPPFEKNCGSSADTQYVSNHAFNQSGQLKQHTFDLGVIALDVSENEAKVQLTPFYGQPEKAHLRALYLCAESGHGHSMVQWSRIEEGVNSYWFQGLTPGTNYSVCLTYLGEDCQVQVVFTTKKEIPSLIIIVVVSIFLLALATVPLLGATCCHLLAKYQGKTYKLIMKAQNPDQMEKHMAADFDPRASYLESEKNYNPSEPGEGEAEREAEGQRELERDESLVAESIAESQSKTNPEEFEVGSEYSDRLPLGAEAVNISQEINGNYRQPAR; encoded by the coding sequence ATGGACCCGTTGCTCTGGCTGTGGATCGCAGCTTTCCTGGGGGTGAGCCAGGGCTGCCCGGAGCCCTGCTCCTGTGTGGACAAATACGCCCATCAGTTCGCAGACTGCGCTTACAAAGATCTGCAGGCGGTCCCCGTGGGGCTGCCCTCCAACGTGACCACCCTCAGCCTGTCCGCCAACAAGATCACCTCCCTGCAGAAGAGCTCCTTCGTGGAGGTCACCCAGGTCACCTCGCTGTGGCTGGCTCACAACGAGATCAGCGCCATAGAGCAGGGCACCTTCGCCATCCTGGTGCAGCTGAAGAACCTGGACATCAGCCGCAACCAGATCGTAGACTTCCCCTGGGGGGATCTGTACAACCTCAGCGCCCTGCAGCTGCTCAAGATGAACAACAACCACATGGTGAAGCTGCCCTGGGAGGCCTTCCACACCCTGAAAGACCTGAGGTCCCTGCGCATAAACAACAACAAGTTCACCACCATCGCCGAGGGCACTTTCGATTCGCTGACTTCCCTGTCTCACTTGCAGATCTACAACAACCCCTTCAACTGCACCTGCAGGCTCCTGTGGCTGAAGAGCTGGGCTGAGAACACCCTGATCTCCATCCCCGAGAAGGACTCCATCAGCTGTGCAGCCCCGGACAGCCTCCGAGGTGTCCCACTGGGGAGAATCCCAGACCTGCAGTGCGCGCCTCCCTCCGTGCAGCTGACCTATCACCCCAACCTGGACAACACCGAGCTCTACGACGGCTTCACGCTCCTGCTGCACTGCAGAGTCAGGGGCAGCCCCCAGCCGGAGGTCAGCTGGAAGGTGCAAACCGCCAGCCAAGCCCTGGAGATAAAGGGGCCCGGCGTGGAGAGGGCTGGGAACGAGCTACCCGCTGGCAGCTCCAAGCAGAGTGCAGAGCGCTTCGTGGTCTACGGGAACGGCACCCTGGTCATCCCTCACCTGAGCAAGCGAGAGGAAGGGACCTACACCTGCCTGGCCACCAACGAGCTGGGCAGCAACCAGACCTCAGTCAACGTGGCTGTTGCCGGTGCCCAGAAATACCCCGCCCGCCCCATGGAGGATCCCCTGGCAGGCAAAGCGCAGCCGGGGGAGAGGAAGCCGGGCCCCAAGGGCTCCAAGAACAGCGTCCTCAGCCCCGAAGAGAggcccaaacccctcagccccacccggCACAGCTCCCACTCGCCGTGGCTGGAACAGGTCCCCTCCAAGCGGCCCCCCTTCGAGAAGAATTGCGGCTCCAGCGCGGACACCCAGTACGTCTCCAACCATGCCTTCAACCAGAGTGGCCAGCTGAAGCAGCACACCTTCGACCTGGGCGTCATCGCGCTGGATGTGTCGGAGAACGAGGCCAAGGTGCAGCTCACCCCCTTCTACGGACAACCGGAAAAAGCCCACCTGCGGGCGCTCTACCTGTGCGCGGAGAGCGGCCACGGCCACTCCATGGTGCAGTGGTCCAGGATCGAGGAAGGTGTGAACTCCTACTGGTTCCAGGGCTTGACCCCCGGCACCAACTACTCGGTCTGCCTGACTTACCTGGGGGAGGATTGCCAGGTGCAAGTGGTCTTCACCACCAAGAAGGAGATCCCCTCCCTCATCATCATCGTGGTggtcagcatcttcctgctggccCTGGCCACCGTCCCCCTGCTGGGGGCCACCTGCTGCCACTTGCTCGCCAAGTATCAGGGCAAAACCTACAAACTCATCATGAAGGCCCAGAACCCAGACCAGATGGAGAAGCACATGGCGGCGGACTTCGACCCGCGGGCCTCTTACCTGGAGTCGGAGAAGAACTACAACCCAAGTGAGCCAGGAGAAGGTGAGGCAGAGCGGGAGGCggaggggcagagggagctggagcGAGACGAGAGCCTGGTGGCCGAATCCATCGCCGAGTCCCAATCCAAAACCAACCCAGAGGAGTTTGAGGTGGGGTCCGAATACAGCGACAGGCTGCCCCTTGGGGCCGAGGCTGTGAACATCTCCCAAGAGATCAATGGGAACTACAGGCAGCCAGCTCGCTGA